In Salvia miltiorrhiza cultivar Shanhuang (shh) chromosome 4, IMPLAD_Smil_shh, whole genome shotgun sequence, the DNA window GATGATATAGCTGCTGTATCTGAGGAAAAAGAATGTATCTGGGATGCTTCATTACCTCCAAGTGGCAGTGTCAGTCCTCATAGTAGCATTGACAGTATTGGTTTGGCTACGGCCATTAGCATTGTCAATAGCTCGACCAGCACATACTGTAGTGATGGGGTGACGAGTGTTGGCATGTTTAATGTTGACAGAAACTACGATAGCATGAAAGAAGGAAGCATTCGAGGGGACTCTCTTGAGAGTAGTAAAACTAGCCTGAGCCGAGCAAGTGATAGCAGCGGCCTTAGTGATGATAGTAACTGGAGTAACACTACTGGCAGTGCAAATAAGCCTCACAAGGGAGATGATCCGAGATGGAAGGCTATACTTTCTGTTCGAGCAAGGGATGGCATTTTAGGCATGAGGCAGTTCAGGTTGCTGAAAAGGGTTGGCTGTGGGGATATTGGAAGTGTATATCTTTCTAAGCTCAGTGCAACACGATGTTTCTTTGCAATGAAAGTGATGGATAAGGCATCCCTTGCCAGCAGGAAGAAGTTGACCAGGGCACATACAGAAAGGGAAATCTTGCAGCTTCTAGACCATCCATTCTTGCCAACATTGTACACTCATTTTGAAACCGACAGATTTTCGTGCCTAGTCATGGAATATTGTCCCGGGGGCGACCTGCATACCCTGAGGCAACGACAACCGGGAAATTTTTCTTGGAGTATGCTGCTAGGTGCGTGGATCACCTCCCATCCCTAATGCAGTATACCTTCTTTTGATTCTGCATTTTCCTATATGAGAGCTTATCTTTCCATAAGTTAAAAGATATGGTGAATTTAGACCCATAAACCACAATTTAATATGCTACtttaaaatcttgaattctATTTTCGAAGGGCTTCATTGAATTCTTTCTCTTCCTATATATGCACGGCATAAATTGGCAGCAGAAAGTGGGTAGAGATTTATTGTCATAATTTCCCTAGCCACACATCATGCAAATTTAATTTAGCTTAAGTGGTATAGACTCCTGGCACAAAAAGATTGTTTCTCTTTCACATTGACCTAAGATGTGAAGAAGCTACattcttttctttatcttcaCAGCAGTGTAACTTTGCTCCATTGCTATTTCAAGAACATTCATGCCAACACAGATTCTCCTGCGTGCATGCATGATTTCTGAAATGTGTGACATGCTATTGTGTTTTTTAATCAACTTAATGGATCAGATCCTCATAAGACTCATTTGGTATGTGGCTGAACTAACTGAATAAGAATAGAAATATATTTTCTTGCTTTTGTCTTTAATACCAGACATATGAATACTTCCTGCAATTTATTGCATTACTTTACCAGAAGCTAAGATGAAATTGTATAGTAAATCTCCACTCTAACCTTATTCAACATTGCATGGAGGTGTTTAACCCCCAAAGCTTgtgatttcttttttttaacattaaccATTAGTCTTACGTAGGATGATCATCATTATCCATTTGCCAGCTTGTGTATATGAAAGTATCATTGGTATAATATTGAATTTCTGTTGTCATTTAAAGAAATGCTGTTATATGGCTAATCTAACCCAATCAACCGATATATGTAAAGCTACTTACTGATGTATTTGTTCGGCGGATGCAGGTTTTATGCAGCCGAAGTTCTTTTGGCACTTGAATACCTCCACATGCTAGGAGTCGTATACAGGGACCTGAAACCAGAAAATGTTCTGGTCCGCGAAGATGGCCACATTATGCTATCGGACTTTGACCTTTCCCTCAGATGTGCAGTTTCACCAACTCTAATAACATCCCCTGCTTTAGATTCCAATCCTTCCAAACAAGGAGCTGAATTCTGCAAACAGCCAGCTTGCATCGAATCACCATCAGCATGCATCCAACCCTCATGCTTTCTACCTCGAATCTTCCATCAAAAGAGCAAGAAAAGATCTGGTAAGTCCCAAATAGACAGTGGGATGCCATCCGGTGCTTTGCCCGAGCTAGTTGCAGAGCCTACTGCAGCTCGGTCCATGTCATTTGTCGGGACCCATGAGTACTTAGCCCCGGAAATCATCAAGGGTGAAGGCCATGGCAGTGCAGTGGACTGGTGGACCTTTGGTGTATTCTTGCATGAGCTGCTCTATGGCAAAACCCCATTCAAAGGTTCAGGAAATCGTGCAACGCTCTTTAACGTCGTTGGGCAGCAGCTCAAATTCCCTGATTCGCCACCAACAAGTTACGCTAGCCGGGACCTCATCCGCGGCCTGCTCGTGAAGGAGCCACAGAACCGGCTTGGGGTGAAGAGAGGAGCAACTGAGATCAAGCAGCACCCTTTCTTTGAAGGTGTGAATTGGGCTCTGATACGGTGCAGTACGCCGCCAGAGGTGCCGAGCCCGGTCGAGGCTGAACTCCCCTCGAAGCACGTGGACATCGACCCCGTCCTGTGCGGGCGCTGAACGCGAGAAAAAAGCAGGAACATACATGAAATCTGAGGGTAAATATTTGGACTTCGAGTTCTTTTAGAGTAGGCATGTATATCATTGTTGTCTGTTGGCATGTCACAATATTTTAGTTGCATTGATTCCATTAGAATTGGGAATTCCGTTTACTTCTCCTGTGAATAATTCTCCTGTAAATTAACATTTTTTCTTGtaacttctaaattaaaatgTTTTTGTTGTAATATATATGCTCAGATCAGATGAATCAAAAAAGAAACATCAGAGGCTGCAAATTGGAAaagttgattttttttgtagCTCTTTTAGTTGGACCTTGATTTGTTATATAATGGGCTCGAACTAAAGTACAAATGTGAAGCCCatttacattttaaaatttagaaatatacAAATCcagtaaattaaatattaaatgtaGAAAATTGTATGGTGTGGATAATTCCATATAGCAAAAAAGTTGTAGGTGATAGATGATACATATGCGTGTTTTTGTGCATAGACAAATGGTGGGTGCAATTTAGGAAATTCTACCAAATAAATGCTGCAGTGATAAAGCTCAATTTTCGGACAACCCAATAAAGCAAAATTCCaagttttttattatttatttatttatttttgtattgttTTAGTTGAGCAAAATTCCAGTTATGGCAATGGAAACTAATTATTGAATAGAAGACAAAATATAGGATTTGACTGAATAAATTTGAATTCACGCCAAATTTATCCGACTCGGTAGATTCTTTTTACTGTTAGCAACAGTTCCTTCAAATATTGGATCCACTTTCTGCAATTTTTTGCATACATAATAATGCTAAAAAAATAATGCTCTAAGATAATGATACACGTGTATCGATCTTGCAATATCACATTTAAAATGTACTATTCAACCCCTCTCATCATAcagctatatatataattggtgTAACCCATGCTAATTGTAaatgatttaaattaaattatgttaCCATGAGTTAAGTCGATCTGAATAACTGGGATATGTTTCTCTTAttcttgaatattttattataaactcgATTCATATAGATAATAAACAAGCTGAAAGAGAAACCCATTCTTGAGTTATTATTTTGAGAGGTGAAAGTTGCTTTGTTAGTTGGCCTTTTTTTGTGGgcatttatttcaaaaatggtCCCCTTCACTTAACATCTCTTCTTTTGCTtttgtatatgaaaataatttatCATGCATGCATCACTATGTTACATTGTTATCATGGGCCTTTTATGCCATTCCGATTGTAGCAAGCGTAATGCTTTTTTACAATCtatcattttccttttttcataaaatgattCAAACATACATACATAATCAATTAAAAGGCAGCCATTATTATATGTTTATGATGTTTTTGAGAATCTGAATCCATATAATAAACCCATAAAAGTAGCTGCGTTTTTTTAAGGCGTTTTTCGTGATAGGAACATATCATACTTTTTGTTTGAATCATTTAGAAATTCTATACTTTTTTCCCATGCAATAATttaaagtaataaaaataaaattacccACATAAAAATTTTAACCGCAGAAGCTAGAATCCTCAAAAACGAGATCAAGTAATGTGATTTTGAGTTGACCATAGTCAAACATAGAAGAGAAAGGGCTCAAGATCCAAGATTAGTTAATAATTAGTGACaaataatttgaatattaaGAGGCAATGCAAATGCAATCCTAGTTTGTAGGCGGGGTTTGAGCAAGACAAACATGCAGTCTGACAGTGACTGCAGTCACATATTTCAATGCAACTTTGCTCTTCTTCTATCttcatcttctccttcttttGCTTGTCTTTTGTGTACATGCGCATCACCAAATCTTTCTTGTATCTATCTAtacttgaatatatatatatatatattactatttCTTCTTGTACCAATAATTTGGAGCAGAGAGagaaatgttttttttattgtgTTAAAAAGAGGCAGGCACCGTTGGGAATCATCACATGCATGCAGCAGATCATATTGAGTTATGAATTAGTGTGTGTCAGAAAATTTGGTGGATGATTGTACAGACTACAGAGTTTGAATCTGCTCAGGTTAATTTCTTGAATCCATGTGCAAACTGGGAAGAATTCacctggagagagagagagagaaagagagagagagagcaatgAATTTATTCAATCTGATACAACAATGCAAGCAATTTTATGTACACAGAGCAAAagggggtggtggtggtgatgatgatgaaaatgaGCTACAAAATTCCAGCATATTCACATATTACAACAACCCACAACAATTAtcaaggaaacaaaaataataaattttgccTGCAGCCTTTGTATTTCTAAAAACTTGCCTCAAAACCCAAAAAGATGAGCAAGAAAAACCAATTAATAATGTAGGGTTTCctttttttatatctaaatgGAGTAAGATCTTGTGCACACAGTTTCAAGAGCTTCAGTCATCAAAGCAGAGAAACTGGTCATGGCTTGGAAGACTCCCGGCAGCCCCGTTTGGATGTTGTTCAGCGTCATCGCCCTCGTCACCTCCACGGCCATTGGAATGCTTCACCATCTCGTCCTCCACGCGTCGCTGGCAGGCCGCCAGCTCCAGTTTCTTCTCCGACAGTGGGTCCCTCGCGTCGAGGGCGTGCCCGTTGTCGTCGGGGAGCCCTATCCCGACCATGGAGTAGGAGTGGTAGTACTTCCTCTCGATGCTCCGGAGAGAGGATGCTTTCTTCTCGAGCTCCTTGGATGCGGATTCGGTCCGTTTCTTGATCTTCAGCTCCTCCGCTTGCTTCGAGGTTATGGAGTGGACGACGTTGATGAAGCTCTTGATGGCCTCAGATGCAACAGTGTCCGGGACGCGGTCGAGCGCCAGTTTCCACTCGTCACAGAAGGCGAAGACTTGAGATAGCTCTCTGGCTCCGTTGCTGGTTTCCGTGTGCACGGGGAGGAGGGTGAGTTTGAACCAACCGTGGAGGGAGCAGACGAAATCCCTCTGAAACTTCACCAGACGACAGAAACTTGAGTGCCATGCGGATACAGCCGACTCAAGATCGCGTGTTGCCTGCCTGTGCAGATCGGACGTTGACTCACCTTTGTTTGTTTGATTCACAAGGCCGCGGACTTGCTGCACTATGTCGTTCTGGACCTCGTGGAACTGATTCATCGACTTCCACATGTACATGAACCTGCATTTCATTTTCAGTCACAATCAAATTGCCATATGCACGAGTGTCGTTGTATCCGTTGCCACACATTCGTATTTTCATTTTTCCAAGATGAATGATCTCTATTGAGTGAGATGGATATAATCAATGCAATTTTAGCCCCTAAACGGCGTGAAGAATTGATCACCACCTCCATCTCGCGCTCCCCTGTGGGTGCGACAGAGGGAGACGACAAAGTTCCTATAATGTTCACTCCAAGAAGGCAGGAAAATGCACTATCATATTTCAACACGAACGAGACTATAGAGGAATAAATTGAATCATTAACCTTTGGAAATCATTTCACCATTTTAAAACAAGATTGGTAAAAGCAAAATTGGTTTGGGTTGGGGGGAGGCAATAAACATCCGCTTCAAACATATAGAGAACTGACATTTCGTAGAAGCAGACGAGATTGAGATTGGACATACCCGTGACAAAGTTCCACGAGCTGTGGGACAAGGTCGGAGTCTCGTAGACCAATAATAGCAGACGAAGTTGTTGACACCGCCTGAGATGTCACCACAATTAGAGACTGAAGCCTATTTATTGATGTCTTTGTCTTGTCCAATTTGGATTCCTCTTCACTCCGGTATTCCTGGCTTTGAAGTGTAGACAATTTCTTCTCGTGCTCAATTTTTACCCCTTCTCTCGCCTGAGTTGATCATCGACACAATAATGAAAAATCAGTACAACAAAGTGGCACCAAATTTAGAACCAAGGATGGTGGGAGGGGGACCTAATATCAGCAAGAAAACCTCCACTATCCCAAAATTTCACATACTTGAAGTAACACCAAATATCGGAGGCCCTCGAGAGTAAGTTCAAATGCATAAAGACGGATAAAGGTATGCGAACCATACAAATGGAGGTACGAGTAAAAAGTAACTTCCTACTAACAGAATTTGTTGAAACATGGATAATGGAAATTTGTTACTCCAACATAGAGagaattcattttcttttcttgatgaCAGCAAAACCTCAGCTGGAACAAAAGATAACTTCTTTTTTTGAAGACAAGACCTATCAGCATGGGACATGCTGACACCCCAAGATAAAATCCAGGCTGTCATTGTCCCACACCACAAACAGTCACTCTACACATTCCATAAACATACAAGGAATCCAAGAAAATAATAAGCTCACATATATGAAAGGTGCAAACCAGCAACACCCAACTCACAACATTTGTTCCAACCTCAAGTATATGCAAACGCAATTCCCCAAAACTTTCACAACACAGTTTCGATCACGAGATAACTCCAATAAAAAATGAATCTTTACTCACAATTGTCACCAAAGAAGTAAAATGATTAAAGTTAAAGATTTTAGATGTATACCTTCACTTCTTGATAGAGTTTCTTCTCCCACGCCAAGAGCCGTTCCAGTGTGGAGCAAAGACTCTTGGAATCACCAGACTGCTCGATCGAACTCGGATCGAACCGGTATTTAACAGCCAAAGGAGGCTTAGATGTCCAGCTAGAGCTCAAGTTACTTAGCATTCCACTAGAATGATACACTGTCTCTACGATAACAcacaaagaaaaaataaacactcaATTTCTACACCTCATATCTATCAGTCAAATGTTGTAATAAGTAATCATCATATCTAAGAAATTCAATCTGCAGCAACAAACAATAATCAAATTCTTGATTCAAGAATCCAAAAAAGCTGAAAAACTTACTCTTCAGTTGCTTGAAGCTCCGATCGAGCTGAGCCCTGCCGGTTTCCAGCATCTCGGAGACCTGAtccccggcggcggcggccttgTCGAAATACTCCCTAATCACCGCCACGATCTCGGCCAAATCTTTGTGCCTCACCACAATCCTCCTGTCCAAGTTGCCTTCTTTATGATTCCCATCCCCCCAACTCACCGACGACTTACCGTCGTCCTCCTCCGACAACTTGGAGAACTTGGAATCGACATTCACATTGCCGCCACCGATGTTAGCCGCGGAAGACTCATTTTTGACCGAGCCCACATTCGACCTCGTCCCAAAATCAGATCTTGACTTCAAATCCCCcctctcatcatcatcatcgtcatcagaTGAAGTGGTGGTGCTACTGTAATGGTCGTGATCGTGATCTCCCCATTCACTGCACTGCACCTCCTCCCTCTCTGTTTCCTCCTCGCTCTCCCACCGTTTCAAGCTCGGCCCTTTCTTGGGCAATGGCGGCCTCGAGTGGCTGTTGTTGGAGTAGCGGGAAAAAGAGGAGTGGTTGGACGCCCTGTCGTCGAAGTGCTTGGGCTGATCGGCGGTGAAGGGGTTCTGGTAGTGATCGGATGTGAAGCTGTCGTTGTCGGTGTAGCGATCGTCGTCGGAATTGctgtcggcggcggcggcggagtgCTTGGCGCCGCGGAGCTGGTCGAAGTGCTCGGAGGAGGGCGGGGAGGGAGGGGGGTAGAAATTGTCCCAATTCCAGACGGAGGAGGTTTGGGAGGGGGTGGTGGAGTAGGTGGAATGAGCTCTGGCGTTGTGCGGCGGCGAGGAAGTGAAGCTCGAGTCGGAGAGGATGTGGGGGACTTTCAGGGGCTTCTTCCGCCGCATCGGCTGCTGCTCGAAGGGCGGGGGCGGGGGCGGAGGGGGGCGGAGGGAGGGGGAAGGGGAGGGGGGAGGCCGGGGTTTAGGTTTGGCGGAAGAGGGGGTGCGGAGGAGGACGGCGGGGGCGTGCTGGGAGACGGCGAGGGGCTCGCCGGAGGCGAAGGTGACGAGGGCGGAGCCGGTGATCCGGAGGGAGCGGCAGTAGTCGGCGTGGGCGGCGGCGAGGTGGTGGCGGGCGTAGACGGCCTCCTtcatgaggcggcggcggtccTTGCAGCGGCGCACGGTGTCCTCGTTGTCGAGCTTGGAGGCGGCGCAACCCATCTTGGTGTGTTTCCGATGGGATTATGGAGAGAGATGATGTCCCATCCGTCACTGCACTTTACTCTTCACTACTCTCAACTCTCCACTACTTAAAGGGAAAATCATTTCTCTGTTTTCTACTTTTACAATAATACTTCATTTCTATTTCTACTTATTGCTTATTACACTGCCTGCACTCTGCAGCTCTCAATAAAATACtagtaatatattttgatttcatCCACAGATTGTTGATtatcagaatctggagaaataTGTAATCCATTTTGATGTCAATGCTCATCACTCATGTATGTATTTCGtctttatgaaaattttatttagaatttatgCGGTATTAATAATTCTAGTTAAGATGGAAAGGAGGGTGGTATATTTTTAGAATTCTAGTCATAGAAAAATTGAGTAGAGTAACTATAATGTCTAAAGCTTGAATTTAACGAAACTTTTTTTAAGCGTAAAGGCATCTGTAAAAAAGTGAAAGTTGGCGACAAAGTTAAGCAgtaaagataattttttttggtggGTGGGTGGCCTTAAATGGTAAATTCCTTTccttttattacttttattcttattattaaaaaaataataataataactaccATCTAAAAGGAGGAGGCAATGTAGAAAGCATCTAGGTCAAAAAGAGGTGCAAGtagttaattttaaaaaaaagaagaagaggtgCAAGTAGTTAATTCCAATGAATCAAAAGAGGAAAACTTGAATATATGTTATTACCACTATATATGATACTTTCATGTTCCCCGTCAATTTAACCTATTTTTGATGGACATGGTAAAACAATCATTTAAGAAAGTAAAATTTGagtgtaaaaatatataaatatactctcactgtctcacaaaaatatgaacaattcACCATTTTGAAAGCGTCTCACATTAACATgagcattttatttttgttcactATCCCCTTATTTTTTATCCCTTCTTTTCatacttattcacaaaaaaatcatcatagcccaccactacttttcctcaattaactcattactctcacaacacttTATAAAGTTAGATctatttttcactcacaataactctcaactaatattttttaagaCTCTTGTCACTCccaattatttatgtttttgtgagatAAAGTAagtaatagaaaataattatacGAAAAGGAAATAAATACATACATGTTGCTGATACTAAATAATTTATACCAACTCcaatttaaatataaactagtatgtcatttttttaatgtacgggtcacaatatattttattattttaaaatttttaaattatgtaaaaatattaaaatatcatcaattataaattagattaattgataataaaaaataatttatgttaatttatatattagtatTGATTTGAAATAGTGTATAATAGCAATATTATCAATTCAATGAGTataataatgattaaatttataaattataaaataaataattttaagtcAATCTCGACCAAATTACTAAACCactaatataacaaaattaatagccCACTGCCCCACActtaatataacaattttggtCTCTTAAAATTCAaactatattaatattaaaagtccatatttaaaaataacccaaaactaaatttaaaaaaaaaatacaaacaataacaaaataaaaatgacaacaaatatatttataca includes these proteins:
- the LOC131022822 gene encoding LOW QUALITY PROTEIN: nitrate regulatory gene2 protein-like (The sequence of the model RefSeq protein was modified relative to this genomic sequence to represent the inferred CDS: deleted 1 base in 1 codon); translated protein: MGCAASKLDNEDTVRRCKDRRRLMKEAVYARHHLAAAHADYCRSLRITGSALVTFASGEPLAVSQHAPAVLLRTPSSAKPKPRPPPSPSPSLRPPPPPPPPFEQQPMRRKKPLKVPHILSDSSFTSSPPHNARAHSTYSTTPSQTSSVWNWDNFYPPPSPPSSEHFDQLRGAKHSAAAADSNSDDDRYTDNDSFTSDHYQNPFTADQPKHFDDRASNHSSFSRYSNNSHSRPPLPKKGPSLKRWESEEETEREEVQCSEWGDHDHDHYSSTTTSSDDDDDDERGDLKSRSDFGTRSNVGSVKNESSAANIGGGNVNVDSKFSKLSEEDDGKSSVSWGDGNHKEGNLDRRIVVRHKDLAEIVAVIREYFDKAAAAGDQVSEMLETGRAQLDRSFKQLKKTVYHSSGMLSNLSSSWTSKPPLAVKYRFDPSSIEQSGDSKSLCSTLERLLAWEKKLYQEVKAREGVKIEHEKKLSTLQSQEYRSEEESKLDKTKTSINRLQSLIVVTSQAVSTTSSAIIGLRDSDLVPQLVELCHGFMYMWKSMNQFHEVQNDIVQQVRGLVNQTNKGESTSDLHRQATRDLESAVSAWHSSFCRLVKFQRDFVCSLHGWFKLTLLPVHTETSNGARELSQVFAFCDEWKLALDRVPDTVASEAIKSFINVVHSITSKQAEELKIKKRTESASKELEKKASSLRSIERKYYHSYSMVGIGLPDDNGHALDARDPLSEKKLELAACQRRVEDEMVKHSNAVEVTRAMTLNNIQTGLPGVFQAMTSFSALMTEALETVCTRSYSI